The DNA region GGTACCGTCAGCATTTTGGAAAAAACCCACGCTAAGCAAAAAATACAATAAGCTGCCCATATGGACAGCTCATTTACATAATTATCGTTATTAGAAGTTAATTAAGATTCTAACCTTTTCTTTCTTGTATGTAATTCAGTAATATATCTCGCTCTTTTTCAAATAGCATTTTAAGTTTATTAATCTCAGATATTGGCTTCCAGCAAATATCTTGAATCAACTCATCTGGATCCTGAATTTTCTTTTCTCCACCAACTAGTTCAACTTCAAAATATTCAACATGAACATCTACGCCATATGTAATTCCATCTCGTTCATGTATTTTTTGAACAATTTGCACTTGGTAGCCCGTTTCTTCCCAAACTTCACGAATGCAACACTCTTCAAATGTTTCCT from Bacillus mycoides includes:
- a CDS encoding NUDIX hydrolase translates to MSIWKGSAAICINSRDEILMVAQEKPKEPELWSVPSGGVEEKETFEECCIREVWEETGYQVQIVQKIHERDGITYGVDVHVEYFEVELVGGEKKIQDPDELIQDICWKPISEINKLKMLFEKERDILLNYIQERKG